A single region of the Leptolyngbya sp. 'hensonii' genome encodes:
- the rimI gene encoding ribosomal protein S18-alanine N-acetyltransferase: MNPEELPIQLPVPLEIKPATADMLPLIVDLDQLCLGGLWTIDGYQRELDSPNSDLLILQRLDSPSVVGVACAWAILEECHITVLAVHPSYRQRGLGQALLYDLLLAAHRRGLERATLEVRVSNQAALSLYTQFGFREAGRRRRYYQDTGEDALILWRSQLQHPSFPQELTQWQQRMQERFNRKQGRIDLQYG, translated from the coding sequence GTGAATCCCGAAGAACTCCCTATCCAGCTTCCAGTGCCTCTGGAAATAAAACCTGCTACTGCAGATATGCTCCCCCTGATTGTGGACCTGGACCAGCTTTGTCTGGGAGGACTCTGGACAATCGATGGCTATCAGCGAGAACTGGATAGCCCTAACAGCGATCTGCTGATTTTGCAGCGTCTGGATTCCCCTTCTGTAGTGGGTGTGGCCTGCGCCTGGGCCATCCTGGAGGAATGCCACATCACAGTCCTGGCGGTCCATCCCAGCTATCGCCAACGTGGATTGGGACAGGCTCTGCTCTATGACCTCCTGCTAGCCGCCCATAGGCGTGGTCTGGAAAGGGCCACCCTGGAAGTTCGAGTCTCCAATCAAGCTGCCCTTTCACTCTACACCCAGTTTGGCTTTCGGGAAGCGGGGCGGCGGCGACGCTATTATCAGGACACTGGAGAGGATGCCCTGATCCTGTGGCGCAGCCAATTACAGCATCCTAGCTTCCCCCAAGAGCTGACCCAGTGGCAACAGCGAATGCAGGAACGCTTCAACCGCAAGCAGGGGAGGATTGATCTCCAGTATGGATAA
- a CDS encoding DUF3143 domain-containing protein — protein sequence MTLPPADTPLYSHALPKIEAWLTQQGCQQDSEQRHCWHVDRSRWQAELCLDIDQVTVCYLKAGESGQDIHRAFKYSLSRQDIEAAIFAGP from the coding sequence ATGACTCTCCCTCCAGCAGACACCCCGCTCTACAGTCATGCCCTACCTAAAATTGAAGCGTGGCTGACTCAACAAGGCTGCCAGCAGGACAGTGAACAACGCCACTGCTGGCACGTCGATCGATCTCGCTGGCAGGCAGAACTGTGCCTCGACATCGATCAGGTTACGGTCTGCTATCTCAAGGCTGGAGAATCTGGCCAGGATATCCATCGAGCTTTCAAATACTCCCTCAGTCGGCAAGACATTGAAGCCGCTATTTTTGCCGGACCTTAG
- a CDS encoding GUN4 domain-containing protein — protein sequence MMKCLGLFALGAIALLASIVIPWIYPQLLCRLNSQACPISYSIRRLEQFLQQQKWQAADQETYRLLVKAAQTVEQQSPSNGSRQGHDFKDRWLTPERMLKVPCNSMQEIDRLWVQYSQDRFGLSVQQRLWADLLNHPEPLYDPFKAMQIRLGWLKPNGSSVAYAQYPFSLDAPPGQYPSLTLVDNGQPGVMLTMRFNPILLFHRAKVCLTDPAPETHPVPLQSARAVDYSRLKILLKNQEWILAGTETELKLAAAGGRQSAFDFFSLQDFAQLPCQDLQTVDRLWSRYSRGRFGLSIQRQIWDRMSIPGAPSSSQGKFAAVIGRDKTYAYDTSLSQVNVGHFPRLSGGFSRDRFFARLQVCGL from the coding sequence ATGATGAAATGCTTGGGCCTGTTTGCTTTGGGGGCGATCGCACTTCTAGCCTCGATTGTGATTCCATGGATTTACCCGCAACTCCTCTGCCGTCTGAATTCTCAAGCCTGCCCAATCTCCTACTCTATCCGTCGGTTGGAACAATTTCTGCAGCAGCAAAAGTGGCAGGCAGCTGACCAGGAAACATATAGGCTGTTGGTGAAAGCGGCTCAGACTGTGGAACAGCAGTCTCCATCCAATGGCTCTAGACAGGGGCATGACTTCAAAGACCGATGGCTCACCCCCGAACGCATGTTGAAGGTTCCCTGTAACAGCATGCAGGAGATCGATCGCCTCTGGGTGCAATACAGCCAGGACCGGTTTGGGCTCAGTGTGCAACAACGCCTCTGGGCTGACCTGCTGAACCATCCGGAACCCTTGTACGATCCGTTTAAGGCCATGCAAATTCGCTTGGGGTGGTTGAAGCCCAATGGCTCCAGTGTGGCTTATGCCCAGTATCCCTTTTCTCTCGATGCTCCGCCTGGGCAATATCCCAGCTTGACGTTGGTAGACAATGGGCAACCGGGGGTCATGCTGACGATGCGATTCAACCCCATTTTGCTGTTCCATCGAGCCAAAGTCTGCCTGACTGATCCCGCCCCAGAAACCCATCCCGTACCATTGCAATCTGCGAGAGCCGTTGACTATAGCCGACTAAAAATTCTGCTGAAAAATCAGGAATGGATTCTCGCTGGAACTGAGACAGAGCTTAAACTGGCTGCTGCAGGGGGGCGTCAGAGTGCCTTTGATTTCTTTAGTCTGCAAGATTTTGCCCAGTTACCCTGCCAGGATTTACAGACTGTCGATCGACTCTGGAGTCGCTACAGTCGGGGCCGATTTGGCCTGAGCATCCAACGCCAGATTTGGGATCGGATGAGTATACCTGGAGCCCCTTCTTCCAGTCAGGGGAAGTTTGCGGCTGTGATCGGGCGGGACAAAACCTATGCTTACGATACTTCCCTCAGTCAGGTCAACGTTGGACATTTCCCCCGACTATCCGGAGGATTCAGCCGGGATCGATTCTTTGCTCGTTTGCAGGTCTGTGGGCTATAA
- a CDS encoding YaaW family protein, whose protein sequence is MADELRLALELATEDELRDLTDILFRPKFNPIDYLYAPDPIDIQSRDRDDWLDTLERRVRFLAADGMTVLRRRTGQVSYRQILIRICRYLRIPYSASCSTTDLEAEVFLHLLERAWKHLPKSERGQLTAQVQRSLAKSNLAEQLPLPMRQDPIGLLLRGGSILTISTVLRPLVLHHIARQFALHFASYQIARQAVLEGGAVAAAQLSNHLTLQMARRGMTITAARYGAARTVFAFLGPALWAWFFADLGWRAISTNYGRIIPTVFALAQIRLIRAECFEPV, encoded by the coding sequence ATGGCGGATGAGCTGAGATTGGCGCTTGAACTGGCAACAGAAGATGAATTGAGAGATCTGACCGACATCTTGTTTCGCCCCAAGTTCAACCCCATCGACTATCTCTATGCACCTGACCCGATCGATATTCAGAGCCGCGATCGAGACGATTGGTTAGATACCCTGGAACGACGGGTTCGCTTTCTGGCAGCAGATGGCATGACCGTTCTGCGCCGACGCACCGGGCAGGTCAGTTATCGCCAAATCCTGATTCGAATCTGCCGTTATTTGAGAATTCCCTACTCCGCCAGTTGCTCCACCACCGATCTGGAAGCGGAAGTCTTTCTGCACCTGTTGGAACGAGCCTGGAAACACCTGCCTAAATCTGAACGGGGGCAGCTCACGGCTCAGGTGCAACGATCGCTGGCCAAATCCAACCTGGCTGAGCAGCTCCCCCTACCCATGCGCCAGGATCCGATCGGTCTCCTCCTGCGAGGGGGGAGCATCCTGACGATCAGCACTGTTCTGCGCCCCCTGGTCCTCCATCATATTGCCCGCCAGTTTGCTCTCCACTTTGCCAGCTATCAAATCGCCCGCCAAGCGGTTCTGGAAGGAGGCGCGGTCGCCGCAGCGCAGCTCAGCAACCATCTGACATTGCAGATGGCTCGTCGGGGCATGACCATCACAGCAGCCCGGTACGGGGCCGCCCGCACTGTTTTCGCCTTTTTAGGGCCTGCCCTCTGGGCCTGGTTCTTTGCCGATCTGGGCTGGCGAGCCATCTCAACCAACTATGGCAGAATTATCCCCACCGTCTTTGCCCTGGCCCAGATCCGATTAATCCGAGCCGAATGTTTTGAGCCGGTTTAG
- the lysA gene encoding diaminopimelate decarboxylase — protein sequence MVSTFSQGLEDSGCQYLPSSDLVSSPSPNQLLMPLTARLSPAGHLEIGGCDVPALVQQFGSPLYILDEETLRTTCSQYRKSLQQSYPGESQVLYASKAWNCLAVCAIVASEGLGLDVVSGGELYTALQAGVSPEKIYLHGNNKALEELQLAIEAGSTIVVDNWFDLQNLVSLTGSGHHMDPVRIMIRLTPGIECHTHEYIRTGHLDSKFGFDPNQLEEVFQFISEQPGFNCIGLHAHIGSQIFELQPHNDLAAVLVQWLSKAAHYGLPVQELNVGGGLGIRYTEADDPPSIADWVKVVSQAMVAACEAHNVPLPRLLCEPGRSLIGTACVTAYRMGSQKTVPEIRTYVTVDGGMSDNPRPITYQSLYRSVVANRMQEPLTETVTIAGKHCESGDILIKEAKLPATEAGDVLVVMATGAYNYSMASNYNRLSRPAAVVVRSGEANLILQRETYQDLIRQDRIPERLKFKDDL from the coding sequence ATGGTTTCGACTTTCTCCCAAGGGTTAGAAGACTCTGGCTGTCAATATCTGCCCTCCTCCGATTTGGTCAGTTCCCCCTCACCCAACCAGTTGCTCATGCCCCTGACAGCCCGACTGAGCCCTGCTGGCCACCTGGAAATTGGTGGCTGTGATGTCCCAGCGTTGGTGCAGCAGTTTGGTTCCCCGCTTTATATTCTGGATGAGGAAACCCTGCGCACAACCTGCAGTCAGTATCGGAAATCCCTGCAGCAGTCCTATCCTGGTGAGTCTCAGGTTCTCTATGCTTCTAAAGCCTGGAACTGTTTGGCCGTTTGTGCGATCGTGGCCAGTGAGGGATTGGGGCTGGATGTGGTTTCTGGGGGAGAACTCTACACGGCATTGCAGGCTGGGGTTAGCCCTGAGAAGATTTACCTGCATGGGAACAACAAGGCACTGGAAGAACTGCAACTGGCGATCGAGGCAGGCAGCACGATCGTGGTAGATAACTGGTTTGATCTCCAGAATCTGGTCAGTCTGACGGGGTCGGGTCATCACATGGACCCGGTTCGGATTATGATTCGCCTGACGCCGGGGATCGAGTGCCATACCCACGAATACATTCGCACGGGGCACCTAGACAGCAAGTTTGGTTTCGATCCCAACCAGTTGGAAGAAGTCTTCCAGTTTATCAGTGAGCAACCAGGATTCAATTGCATCGGCCTACATGCCCATATTGGCTCTCAGATTTTTGAATTACAGCCCCACAATGACCTGGCTGCTGTGCTGGTTCAATGGCTGAGTAAGGCGGCTCACTATGGGTTGCCGGTTCAGGAGTTGAACGTTGGGGGTGGGTTGGGGATTCGCTACACTGAAGCGGATGATCCTCCGAGTATTGCAGATTGGGTAAAGGTTGTGAGTCAGGCGATGGTGGCAGCTTGCGAAGCCCACAACGTTCCCTTGCCCCGCCTGCTCTGTGAACCGGGTCGATCGCTGATTGGGACAGCCTGCGTGACGGCCTACCGGATGGGAAGCCAGAAAACGGTACCTGAGATTCGTACCTATGTGACCGTTGATGGGGGGATGTCTGATAACCCACGCCCAATTACCTATCAATCCCTCTATCGGTCTGTGGTGGCCAATCGCATGCAAGAGCCGTTGACGGAAACCGTGACGATCGCTGGGAAGCATTGTGAATCGGGAGATATTCTGATTAAAGAGGCAAAATTGCCCGCCACGGAAGCCGGAGATGTTCTCGTTGTGATGGCGACCGGAGCCTACAATTACAGTATGGCTTCTAATTACAATCGTCTTTCCCGGCCAGCGGCAGTTGTCGTCCGTTCTGGAGAAGCCAACCTGATTTTGCAGCGGGAAACTTACCAGGATTTGATTCGTCAAGATCGGATTCCAGAGAGGCTGAAGTTTAAGGATGACCTGTAA
- the cdaA gene encoding diadenylate cyclase CdaA: MTNDELIIAKWIASLHRSSSLQRQHFTHKIHHYNQSFFILHPAFLMGDWWKQWLTNPEQTRTILLHTIDIGLVLVLTYMVLVVIGERRTLWMVRGLIVLMLGAAISRSLELKLLSFVLNSLVIGAAVAMALILQSEFRRFLEQLGRGEIRQLFQPSRRVNPKPDSVIDEIVDAVKELSQNRTGALMVLETDGPIDERDFSVPGVKLNAELSKELLQTIFQTTTLLHDGAVWIRDSRIVAAGVILPLSERTASRQLGTRHRAAMGITERVENCICLVVSEETGSISLAERGTLNRPLTSSKLKEILDTRFSQSVDRETVTTDLRNFGRRIGSRGLALLLHLFRLPSSAPREKK; the protein is encoded by the coding sequence ATGACGAACGATGAATTGATCATTGCCAAGTGGATAGCCTCTCTTCATCGTTCATCGTCTTTGCAAAGGCAACACTTCACGCATAAAATCCATCATTACAATCAGAGTTTTTTCATCCTTCATCCTGCTTTTCTCATGGGAGATTGGTGGAAGCAGTGGCTGACCAATCCTGAACAGACCAGGACCATCCTGCTTCACACGATTGATATTGGCTTAGTCCTGGTGCTCACCTATATGGTGCTGGTCGTCATTGGTGAGCGACGCACGTTATGGATGGTACGAGGCCTGATTGTGTTGATGCTGGGAGCAGCGATCAGCCGCAGCCTGGAACTGAAGCTGTTGAGTTTTGTGCTGAATAGCCTGGTTATCGGGGCCGCCGTAGCCATGGCCCTGATTTTGCAATCCGAATTCCGGCGCTTTCTGGAGCAATTGGGTCGGGGCGAGATCCGCCAGCTCTTCCAGCCTTCCCGACGGGTGAACCCTAAACCGGATAGTGTGATTGATGAGATTGTGGATGCGGTGAAGGAACTTTCCCAGAACCGGACTGGGGCGTTGATGGTGCTGGAAACAGATGGACCGATCGATGAACGAGATTTCTCTGTACCAGGGGTCAAACTGAATGCAGAACTGTCTAAAGAGTTGCTCCAGACTATTTTTCAGACCACCACTCTTTTGCATGACGGAGCAGTTTGGATTCGGGATTCACGAATTGTGGCTGCTGGTGTCATTCTTCCCCTATCAGAACGAACAGCTTCTCGACAATTGGGAACCCGTCATCGGGCGGCCATGGGGATTACAGAACGGGTAGAGAACTGCATCTGTCTGGTCGTTTCTGAAGAGACAGGCTCCATCTCCCTGGCTGAACGGGGAACCCTGAATCGGCCTCTAACCAGCAGTAAACTGAAGGAAATATTGGATACTCGATTCTCCCAGTCTGTTGACCGGGAAACGGTAACGACCGATTTACGAAATTTTGGTCGGCGAATTGGTTCTAGAGGATTAGCGTTGCTTTTGCATTTGTTCCGTCTGCCCTCATCAGCCCCTCGAGAGAAAAAATGA
- a CDS encoding J domain-containing protein, with the protein MTSSEDAAAKRNQQQAADHYYTILGLQPKASEEEIRQAYRKLSRLYHPDTTRLPAAVATEQFQKLNEAYGTLNNPARRLAYDRKQGFSPPVPLSSPAVPSPPSVRPAGPSRISEARSAYLDPSERPLSPGEMFALFILGLTFVGCLVLAITIGLTRGEMVFNPIQALNDSQPAQVEEVEPSDLTIPPFLFAPLEPLEKPKVFHPRIPEPSPPPLPQEVVNLPATPESFPTADPSVPQMESSS; encoded by the coding sequence GTGACTTCATCGGAAGATGCTGCAGCCAAGCGAAATCAGCAACAGGCGGCTGATCATTACTACACCATTCTGGGCCTGCAGCCAAAGGCATCAGAGGAGGAGATTCGGCAGGCTTATCGCAAACTGAGTCGGCTTTACCATCCAGACACCACCCGGCTTCCAGCAGCAGTTGCTACAGAACAGTTCCAGAAATTGAACGAAGCCTATGGCACGCTGAACAATCCAGCTCGCAGATTAGCCTACGATCGAAAACAGGGTTTCAGTCCACCTGTGCCCCTGTCATCCCCGGCTGTGCCCTCTCCCCCTTCCGTCCGTCCTGCAGGGCCATCACGGATTTCCGAGGCCCGTTCTGCTTACCTGGATCCCAGTGAACGCCCCCTCTCCCCTGGAGAAATGTTTGCCCTTTTTATTCTGGGCCTGACTTTTGTGGGTTGCCTGGTCCTGGCTATTACGATCGGCCTGACCCGGGGTGAGATGGTTTTCAATCCCATCCAGGCTCTCAATGACAGTCAACCTGCCCAGGTGGAAGAGGTCGAACCCTCTGATCTGACCATTCCTCCATTTCTGTTTGCCCCCCTGGAACCCCTGGAAAAGCCCAAGGTTTTTCATCCTCGGATTCCTGAACCATCACCCCCTCCCCTCCCCCAAGAAGTGGTTAACCTGCCTGCAACGCCGGAGAGTTTTCCAACAGCCGATCCATCAGTCCCTCAGATGGAATCCAGTTCATAG
- a CDS encoding isoprenyl transferase, with translation MTVKPTVLRDLPADLEREKLPRHVAVIMDGNGRWAKRQGLPRIMGHRRGVDALKELLRCCKDWGVQALTAYAFSTENWGRPLEEVEFLMMLFERVIRQEIDELISEDVRIKFVGNLTSLPGTLQTEIYRSMNLTQHNQGIQFTVATNYGGRQEIIQVCREIATKVQQGKLQPEDINEALFEQHLYTVGTCHPDLMIRTSGEMRVSNFLLWQIAYSELYVSDTLWPDFDRAEFHRALCAYQQRDRRFGKVN, from the coding sequence ATGACTGTCAAACCAACTGTTTTGCGAGACCTGCCCGCTGATCTGGAACGGGAAAAACTCCCTCGACATGTGGCCGTGATTATGGATGGGAATGGCCGCTGGGCAAAACGTCAGGGTTTGCCCAGGATTATGGGGCATCGGCGTGGGGTGGATGCATTAAAAGAATTATTGCGTTGTTGCAAAGATTGGGGCGTTCAGGCTCTGACCGCCTATGCCTTTTCCACAGAGAATTGGGGGCGGCCCCTGGAAGAGGTGGAATTTCTGATGATGCTGTTTGAGCGGGTGATCCGTCAGGAAATTGATGAACTGATCTCGGAAGATGTGCGAATTAAATTTGTGGGTAATCTAACTTCCTTGCCAGGGACGTTGCAAACGGAAATCTACCGCTCCATGAATCTGACGCAGCACAACCAGGGCATCCAGTTTACAGTTGCAACCAACTATGGTGGACGGCAGGAAATCATTCAAGTCTGCCGGGAGATTGCGACCAAGGTGCAGCAGGGGAAGCTCCAGCCTGAAGATATCAACGAGGCGCTGTTTGAGCAGCATCTATATACGGTAGGCACCTGTCATCCTGACCTGATGATTCGCACCAGCGGTGAAATGCGGGTGAGTAATTTTCTGCTCTGGCAGATCGCCTATTCGGAACTTTATGTCAGTGATACCCTGTGGCCTGATTTCGATCGGGCTGAATTTCACCGGGCGCTCTGTGCCTATCAGCAGCGCGATCGGCGATTTGGCAAAGTCAATTAA
- a CDS encoding ATP-dependent Clp protease ATP-binding subunit yields the protein MFERFTEKAIKVIMLAQEEARRLGHNFVGTEQILLGLIGEGTGVAAKVLKSMGVNLKDARIEVEKIIGRGSGFVAVEIPFTPRAKRVLELSLEEARQLGHNYIGTEHLLLGLIREGEGVAARVLENLGVDLSKVRTQVIRMLGETAEVSATPGGGRTKTPTLDEFGANLTQMAAEGKLDPVVGRQKEIERVIQILGRRTKNNPVLIGEPGVGKTAIAEGLAQRIANNDVPDILEEKRVVTLDIGLLVAGTKYRGEFEERLKKIMDEIRSAGNVILVIDEVHTLIGAGAAEGAIDAANILKPALARGELQCIGATTLDEYRKHIERDAALERRFQPVMVGEPTVDETIEILRGLRERYEQHHKLKISDAALEAAAKLSDRYISDRYLPDKAIDLIDEAGSRVRLINSQLPPAAKELDKQLRQVLKEKDDAVRAQNFDRAGELRDREMEIKAEIRDIAKNKKVDSGNGEDMPVVDEEDIAHIVASWTGVPVNKLTESESEKLLHMEDTLHQRLIGQEEAVKAISRAIRRARVGLKNPNRPIASFIFSGPTGVGKTELAKALASYFFGSEDAMIRLDMSEYMERHTVSKLIGSPPGYVGYNEGGQLTEAVRRRPYTVVLFDEIEKAHPDVFNMLLQILEDGRLTDAKGRTVDFKNTLLIMTSNIGSKVIEKGGGGLGFEFSSGDQAESQYNRIRSLVNEELKQYFRPEFLNRLDEIIVFRQLSKDEVKQIADIMLREVFNRLMEQGITLEVSERFKERLVQEGYNPSYGARPLRRAIMRLLEDVLAEEILSGRVKDGDTAVVDVDDEGQVKVLPGQKRELLPQAVD from the coding sequence ATGTTTGAACGCTTCACAGAGAAAGCCATTAAGGTCATTATGCTGGCCCAAGAGGAGGCCCGCCGTCTGGGTCACAACTTCGTGGGTACAGAACAGATCCTCCTGGGTCTGATTGGAGAAGGGACCGGCGTCGCCGCCAAAGTTTTGAAGTCTATGGGCGTTAACCTGAAAGATGCCCGGATCGAAGTTGAAAAAATTATTGGTCGGGGTTCTGGCTTTGTTGCGGTTGAGATTCCGTTCACGCCGCGAGCAAAACGAGTTCTAGAGTTGTCTCTGGAAGAAGCTCGTCAGCTTGGCCACAACTATATTGGGACAGAACATCTGCTTCTCGGCTTAATCCGGGAAGGAGAAGGGGTGGCAGCCAGAGTCTTAGAAAATCTGGGGGTTGATCTCTCCAAAGTACGGACCCAGGTCATCCGTATGCTGGGTGAGACGGCTGAGGTTTCGGCGACGCCCGGAGGGGGGCGGACCAAAACCCCAACCCTGGATGAGTTTGGCGCTAACCTGACTCAGATGGCTGCTGAAGGTAAGCTGGACCCTGTTGTCGGTCGTCAGAAAGAGATTGAACGGGTGATTCAGATTCTGGGTCGCCGGACTAAGAATAACCCGGTTCTGATTGGGGAGCCCGGTGTTGGGAAAACCGCGATCGCCGAAGGTCTGGCCCAGCGCATTGCCAACAATGATGTCCCCGATATTTTGGAAGAGAAGCGTGTCGTCACTCTGGATATTGGTCTGCTGGTCGCAGGGACCAAGTATCGAGGCGAATTTGAAGAGCGGCTCAAGAAAATCATGGATGAGATCCGCTCTGCGGGAAATGTCATCCTGGTGATTGATGAGGTCCATACCCTGATTGGAGCGGGTGCAGCAGAAGGGGCGATCGATGCGGCCAATATCCTGAAGCCAGCCCTGGCCAGGGGTGAGTTGCAATGTATCGGGGCGACAACCCTGGATGAGTACCGTAAGCACATTGAACGAGACGCAGCTCTGGAACGTCGTTTCCAGCCTGTCATGGTGGGCGAACCCACGGTTGATGAAACGATTGAGATCCTGCGGGGGTTGCGAGAGCGGTATGAGCAACACCATAAGCTGAAGATCTCTGATGCAGCTCTGGAAGCGGCTGCCAAATTATCTGATCGGTACATTTCTGATCGTTATCTGCCTGATAAGGCGATCGACTTAATCGATGAAGCTGGTTCCCGGGTCCGTCTGATTAATTCTCAATTGCCTCCGGCAGCGAAGGAACTGGATAAGCAACTGCGCCAGGTCTTGAAAGAAAAGGATGATGCCGTTCGGGCTCAAAATTTCGATCGGGCGGGCGAATTGCGCGATCGGGAAATGGAAATCAAGGCTGAAATCCGCGATATTGCCAAAAACAAGAAAGTGGACAGCGGCAACGGGGAAGATATGCCCGTTGTCGATGAGGAAGATATCGCCCATATTGTGGCCTCCTGGACAGGTGTGCCGGTGAATAAGCTAACTGAATCCGAATCAGAGAAGTTGCTTCACATGGAAGACACGCTGCACCAGCGATTAATCGGCCAGGAAGAAGCCGTCAAGGCAATTTCTCGCGCCATTCGGCGGGCTCGTGTAGGTCTGAAGAATCCGAATCGACCGATCGCCAGCTTTATCTTCTCCGGTCCTACTGGGGTAGGTAAAACTGAGTTGGCTAAGGCTCTGGCTTCCTACTTCTTTGGCTCTGAAGATGCGATGATTCGCCTCGACATGTCCGAGTACATGGAACGCCACACCGTTTCCAAACTGATTGGTTCGCCACCGGGCTATGTGGGTTACAACGAAGGGGGCCAGTTAACAGAAGCAGTTCGCCGTCGTCCCTATACGGTCGTCCTCTTTGATGAAATTGAGAAGGCCCACCCGGATGTGTTCAACATGTTGTTGCAGATCCTGGAAGATGGCCGTCTGACAGATGCAAAGGGCCGCACTGTAGACTTCAAGAACACCTTACTGATTATGACCTCAAACATCGGTTCCAAGGTAATCGAGAAGGGTGGCGGTGGCCTTGGCTTCGAGTTCTCATCGGGGGATCAGGCAGAGTCTCAGTACAATCGGATTCGTTCTCTCGTGAACGAAGAACTGAAGCAGTACTTCCGTCCAGAATTCCTCAATCGTCTGGATGAGATTATCGTCTTCCGTCAACTGTCGAAGGACGAGGTCAAGCAGATTGCCGACATCATGCTCCGGGAAGTGTTCAACCGTCTGATGGAACAGGGCATTACGCTGGAAGTGTCAGAGCGCTTTAAGGAACGCCTGGTTCAAGAAGGGTACAACCCCAGTTATGGAGCCAGACCCTTGCGTCGGGCGATTATGCGTCTCCTGGAAGATGTCCTGGCAGAGGAGATCCTCTCAGGCCGCGTCAAAGATGGCGATACTGCTGTTGTAGACGTGGATGATGAGGGGCAGGTCAAGGTTCTTCCTGGCCAGAAGCGAGAGCTATTGCCCCAGGCAGTCGATTGA
- a CDS encoding O-antigen ligase family protein has translation MNPLNLLQPHPDPSLQRQWVVVQISLLLLPISPLLGGMSILMTAISLWPREYRLFLRRPVTWGISGLILWTILISFWAEDPPTAFLGLYNFFPGFIIFVAGSHLLQTPAQLRQFSRLVLLSAVPVVLVGFGQLFWGWAGHPRLLWIVVDLLIDAGGNPPGRMSSIFSYANFLASFLVIVFGLGLGLWLETWHNPPIAHGEPKLTRANIQAALRSPRSLLLLSFLGTVALAIVLTQSRNAWVIAFLISLAFALYQGWRWLVAGVMAIAGCVLGAVWAPNPLGQWLRIVVPAFIWARLSGDLYPNQSTALHRETQWQFAWWMTEQRPWTGWGLRSFPDLYQAQTGVWLGHPHNLFLMLTAEAGIPTTLLLLTVVGWVFCQGVGHLLHWPGQPDGPAKTQADRLLYFSFLVTFIGCTLFSLVDVTLFDVRITMVTWLVLAGIDGLACRVPQINRRDSDPPGSWLKY, from the coding sequence TTGAATCCCCTAAATCTGCTTCAACCCCATCCCGATCCTTCTCTCCAGAGACAATGGGTCGTTGTCCAGATCAGTCTACTACTCCTACCCATTAGTCCCCTCCTGGGTGGGATGTCGATCTTGATGACGGCAATTTCCCTCTGGCCCAGGGAGTATCGATTGTTTCTCCGTCGTCCAGTCACCTGGGGCATCAGTGGCCTCATACTCTGGACGATCCTGATCAGTTTTTGGGCTGAAGACCCACCCACAGCCTTCTTGGGGCTGTACAACTTTTTCCCCGGTTTCATCATTTTTGTCGCCGGGAGTCACCTCTTGCAGACCCCCGCCCAACTCCGCCAATTTTCCCGATTAGTCCTCTTGAGCGCCGTACCCGTCGTCCTGGTGGGGTTTGGTCAACTTTTTTGGGGTTGGGCTGGCCACCCCCGTTTGCTCTGGATCGTGGTGGACTTGTTAATTGATGCGGGTGGGAATCCACCGGGCCGCATGTCTTCTATCTTTTCCTATGCCAACTTTCTGGCCAGTTTCCTGGTGATTGTTTTTGGCCTGGGATTGGGCCTCTGGTTGGAAACCTGGCACAACCCACCGATCGCCCATGGAGAACCCAAGCTCACCCGAGCCAACATTCAAGCCGCTTTGCGCTCCCCCCGATCGCTGCTCCTCCTGTCCTTCCTGGGCACTGTTGCCCTGGCCATCGTCTTGACCCAATCTCGTAATGCTTGGGTGATCGCATTCCTGATTAGCCTCGCTTTCGCACTTTACCAGGGCTGGCGCTGGCTCGTTGCTGGGGTGATGGCGATCGCAGGCTGTGTCCTGGGAGCCGTTTGGGCTCCTAATCCCCTGGGGCAGTGGCTCCGGATTGTGGTTCCTGCCTTCATCTGGGCCAGACTGTCCGGTGATTTATATCCCAACCAGAGCACAGCCCTGCATCGGGAAACCCAATGGCAGTTTGCCTGGTGGATGACTGAACAACGCCCCTGGACTGGCTGGGGACTCCGGAGCTTTCCAGACCTTTACCAGGCTCAGACCGGTGTCTGGCTGGGCCATCCCCATAACCTGTTTCTCATGCTCACTGCTGAGGCAGGCATCCCCACCACCCTGCTGTTGCTGACTGTAGTCGGTTGGGTTTTCTGCCAGGGTGTTGGGCACCTGTTGCACTGGCCAGGGCAGCCCGATGGTCCTGCCAAAACCCAGGCCGATCGATTGCTCTATTTCAGTTTTCTGGTCACTTTCATCGGCTGTACCCTATTCAGCCTGGTGGATGTTACGCTGTTCGATGTACGGATTACGATGGTGACTTGGTTAGTGCTGGCTGGTATTGACGGTCTGGCCTGTCGCGTCCCCCAGATCAATCGGAGAGATTCCGATCCTCCAGGAAGCTGGTTAAAATATTGA